The genomic interval AGGAAGTGTCCTATCATAAATAACAGTATCGCCCAAAGCCCTAAGACCGTCCCAGCTTAGATCCCCTGGATTTAGAGTATACCCATCTAATACAACTATTTTCATAAGCCATCTGCCTTCCTTATAAGCTTTCATCGTCTTCATATATTTTCCATACTATAAATTTATCATTAAAAGTGCATTTTGCCAAGTTTATGACTGTGAAATAATAAACATCGGAAAGAAGCTGACTTAGTTCTTTAGCGTGAAACCGCCAATATCATTTACGTTATGCCAGTCCTGAGCCGTCCCTGGATCTGCTTCTTCTTTTTGCTTCGAGGAAAAAAATTTTTACGAACTTTTTAATATTAATGTGTGCGTGAAAAATAGAGGGTTCGGTATTGCTTTGCAAGGTACGCATTATTTTTCTGATTTCGGTAAAATCGAAGAATTTCGGCGCATATTCTTCAAATTTCGGATTGGTATAATCTGTAATGCCAAGAGCGGCTAAATAGTTTAAGCCTTGAAAAATGGCTCGGCGTACTCGTTGTTCCAGAGCTTTGGCTTCTTTTCTTATAGTATCCGAATTAGAAGGCAGCAGTCCTGCCCGTTTGATTGCCACATTCGTAAAAACATCTTTTAATGAAGGAAACTCATGCACCAGAGATTGTCCCTTTTCATGGGTGGATAAATAATCCAAAACATCCAGCAAATCTTTACTGCCGCTTTCACCAATCATCCCCAATTCGGCAAGGAGGAATTGTCCTGAAGCAATAATAGTATTTTCGTTGATAGCAGCAGGGTCTGAGTCGGAAGGTCTGCCGGAATTTAGCATATTCAGGTTTTCCCCAATGTTGTTTATTACTGTTTGAAGTCGGATATATTCCGTCACTTTTTGAATGACGCTGATTACTTCAATCCGGTTGATCGGTTTGGTAATATAATGGTGTACGCCTAATAAATAGGCATTGCCAATCATTTCTTTATCTTCCACTTGCGACAGCATAATAATTCTCCCATGAAAAGCGGGAGTGAGTTCGCGGACAGTTTGAATTCCATCCCTTATTGGCATTAATAAATCAATAATCAGGATATCAATCGCTTTTATATTTAATAGGCGGGCATTAACGGCAGCGCCATTGTCTGCTTCCCCGACTACTTCGCCCAGATCATTATCTTCGATTATTTCAGCTAACATGGAACAAATCGCTTCATCATCATCAACAATAAAAAAGCGCATGCTGTTTATCCTTCTTTCGCTAGACTTTTCAAGGGCAGTTGAATGATAAATACTGTTTTATTCTCAGGAGGAGTACCCTCTATTGCAATGCTGCCATGCAAACTGTTGGCTAGATTCTTGATATAAGACAACCCCATGCCAGTGGAGGGATTACCTGCCGCATCAAATTTAGTTGTATAGCCGGGCTTAAAAATCAAATTTCTTTTTTTAGGCGGGATACCTGAACCGTTATCGGCTACACGAAAGGCAATATTATTGCCAATACTATAAAAAGATATTTGAATTGAACCGGAATCCTGGATGGATTCTACTGCATTGGATACTAGATTGTTGACAAGGGATAAAACGGTATAGACATGCAGCAGGGGCAGCATCGCTGCAATCTGTACATCGAAAGTAATCGTTTTATTCAAGGAGCGGGCATATTTCTGATGGGATTGAACGATAATATCCGCTAATTCTGCAGCAGGCATGTAGTCCCGAAATTTTCCGCCTGCTATTAATTGGCTAAGACTGGCATAGATTCGTTGATTATTTTTTTTTATTTCATGAACTTGACCTGCAATTCTCAGTATGATTTGCGCCAACTCATTCTTATCAAAGGACTCTTGGCCGCTGTGTAATCTTTCATATAAATTATAACAATTTCGTGTAATATTTTCCGCATGCTGCAAAGAATTTTCAAGATGAACGCCTTCCTCATACAGGCTGGAAATGAGCAGCAGAAGATGGTGATTTTCTTCTCTTTGTTGTTCTATCGCGATTTCAGCATGACGTAAATTAGTAATATAAAAGAAACTCAAAATAAAAAAGTTGCGGATGATGGCAATAATTAAAATTTTACAAATAATGGGGAAAGCAAACAAGACAGCGACACTGGAATAAGTCAGTGTAAGCATGAGTTCCACAATACTAGCGGCCAGTTCGGCAATGATAGCCACTATACCAATTCGCAGCGGCTGATTATACAATGTTTTAGCTTTTAACAAATAGAAGACCGTGGCATATGTGATGTAATAAAAAAAAGCCGGAAACCGGAGTGCAAAAATAGCAGCAAAAGAGCCCGTCCCTATCTGCCAGTCCAATGCTATCCGAAATACGAGAACGGAAAAACCAGCTAATAAGCCGGATAAAACAAACGGGATATTGCGCAGCCACAATAAAAAAAACAAAAACATGGGAGAGCCGAAACTAACGCGAAAGGAGCCGAATTCACCGGTAAAAGGATAGAATTTAAGTTCTCCGGCTAAAGGAATAATCAGAATCATTAACAAAATGGCAAGCCGATTTTTTCTCATTGCTATACACTTCTTTACATAAGGCTTAGGCGGCATATACAGTCTGTTTTATAAAAATACAAACAATCTCTTCTTTGCATACATTGTACATAACAGCAGAAGCTTTAGCTGCTTTCAGCCTATTTAAAAAAAATCTAATTTTATGTCGGATCCTATAGTTTGCATGATAAATTTGAATTGTAACAATTATTCAAATTATAGGAGGCGGCAGCATTGAATAATAAGTTGGGAAAAGGTCTTGTTTGTATACTCATTGGTATCGTCATTTGGTTTATTCCTATCCCTCAGGGAATAAAACCGGCAGCATGGCATCTGCTGGCTGTTTTTGCAGCCACAATAGCGGCGTTTATTCTGCAGCCAGTGGCCATTGGTACGGCAGCAATCGTTGGACTAACGACAGTTGTCATCGCCGGAATTCTTAGTCCGGGACAAGCGCTTGAAGGATTTAGCAATACAGTCATTTGGCTTATTGTATCGGCGTTTATGTTTGCTGAGGGCTTCATTAAAACCGGGTTAGGCCGACGGATTGCTTTTGTTTTAATGAGCAAATTCGGTGATAGCACGCTAAAGCTGGCGTATACCATAGCGGCGACGGATTTCATTGTTGCACCCTTTACCCCGTCGAATACTGCCCGGGGCGGAGGAATTATCTACCCGATTGTTCGAAGTTTATGCACGGCTTTTGGCTCTGAACCGGGAGCGACAGCCGGCAGAGTCGGAAAATTTTTAATTTTTAGCGCATATAACAGCGTAATCATTTCCGCATCGGTATTTTTGACGGGCGCATCAAACAATGTTGTAGTTGTAAAATTAACCCAGGATTTGTTTGGCCAACCGATTAGCTGGTCTCAATGGTTTTTGGCTTGTATCGTACCAGGCATAATCTGTACGATCCTGATTCCGTATATTTTGTATAAAATTTATCCACCGGAACTGAAAAAGACTCCGGAAGCTCCTAAACTCGCCCGAAAAGAATTAGCCCAAATGGGCGAGATGAGTAAGTCGGAAAAAATATTGCTAATTATCTTTCTCGGTGCCCTTATCCTTTGGGCTACCAGCAGTATTACCGGTCTTGACTCAGCCTTTGTCGCTTTATTGGGCTTATCCTTCATGCTTATTACCGGAATTCTTACTTGGGAGGACGTGCTGGGACAAAAAGGAGCCTGGGATGTACTGATTTGGATGGGCGTTTTAGTAAATATGGCCGCCTATCTGGCTAAACTCGGCTTGATTACCTGGTTTGCTAAACTGGTGGAAGTTCACCTGGCGGGAATTTCCTGGCTCAGCGTGATGATTATTCTCTGCATTATTTATACCTTTGTGCATTACGGATTTGCCAGCAATACGGCTCACGTAATGGCCCTTTTTGGCGCATTTGCTACTGTGGCGATCGCTGCCGGCGCACCGGTACTCTTAATCGCTATCTTGTTAGGCGTACTTGCCAATACCTGCTCGACTTTGACTCATTACGCCTGCGGCGTTTCGCCTATTTTCTTTGGTTCAGGCTATATCACCCAAAGCGAGTGGTGGCGTCTTGGTTTTATGCTCTCTGCCCTTCATTTGGTAATATGGCTGGGAATTGGCGTCCCATGGATGAAAGTTATAGGAATATGGTAACTAATTTCTCTTCGCCTTTCATCGCAATTTATAATAATTAGGTTCGACACTCCGTTTGATAATCCTGTCTAAAACAGCCCGTAATCCAGATTTTATAAGGGCCTGCGGCATTTCCCCCAGGTAATTCCGGCTTAATCGTCTTCAATTGCCTTAGATAGTTTCAACTGTTGAATTATACAGAAATTTACAGTCTTCCGTTACACTCCACCTCGTGATGAACACCCCTAACATTAGCTATACACTTCCCGCCGAGCATGTTCAGAACTTTCACCGTTAGACAGCGCCCGTGCCGGGCGCAACCAGAAAAAGGAGTTGTCAATTCTCAGACAACTCCTTTTAACTTTCTTATTTTGGGGCCAATTTAATTCCTCTTCTATCCTTATTGCATAAATTTGATTGTTACGCCTGGTAAGTACTGCGGAATTGTTGCCGCCAGGTCATCAAAAAATCCTTTATCCTGAATCATCCGTTCAAGCTGCTTTCGTTCAACAATTGCATAAGGTCTAATGACTCCCAGCATTGGGTGATGAATTTCCGACAGGAGTTGCCCGCTGTCAACACTTGTGATATAAATACCATTTAAGTGAAATGTATATTCACCGGCAACTTTTTCAGCTTCAACAACTTGCAGACCCATTTTATTTTCTTTGCCAGAAAGCATCGTATTGATCGCCGTAAACATGTGAGGATGCCTTGCTTGGACTCCTTCGACTACCCTTTCCCGAAACGGTACAAATTCTTCCTTTATAAATTTATCCAAATCCATTCTCATTCCTCCTGCTTGAGTACTTATAAAATATAGTGCCCACACCAAAAAAAAATACTCCTGCGTTCGAATTAATAATTGACTCCATGTAATATTCCTTCTTTCAATTCAACCAGCGGAAGCAAAAAGAACGTCCCCCTCTCTTTAAAATTCAAACGGCACTTTACGCTTTGCGCAAAGTGCCGTTTTTCTGCATTTTCTTATGCTGTTTCTTTTAAAGTCTTGCCATTTCCTATGCTGAGCCATACTTTTACGGCATCAACGATAACAAAAGCAATCAGAATCATCATGACTGCACTGGCACCGGCCAATAACATCTGACCTTTCGGCAGATAGAATTGAAAGATGTTGTAGAAACCTGCAGTCATTGCAGTTACAATCATAAAGCAGAGCGGAGCCAGGGTAACCCACACATACTTTCCTTTACCCATGCGCAGCAGCATTGTCGTACCAATAGTTAACGCCATGCTGGCAAGCAGTTGGTTGGAAAGGCCGAACAGCGGCCAAATCGATGCGATGGAACCACCAAACAGCAAGTAGCCCCAGGCAAAAGAAATTAAAGCGCTGGTGAAGACGATACCGGGTGTCCAATGAGCGTCGGAAAGGGGTTTGTATATCATGCCGCCGACTTCCTGCAGCAGATAACGACCAACACGAGTACCGGCATCAATAATCGTCAGAATAAACAAGGCTTCAAACATAATGGCAAAATGATACAGGAAGGACATAAAGCTTTCCAGTCCCGGAATTTGTGCGAAGATATGTGCCATGCCTACGGCAAGGGATACTGCACCGCCTGGCCGGCCGGCAACATTTTCACCCACCATTTGTGACAAGACCGGAAGTTCCTGTACATCCAAACCAAGTTTTGCAAATACTGCCGGAGCGCTGTTGATGGCAAAGTAGTCGGCAGGAATCAGGCTGGTCGCTGCAATCAGCGCCATGACACCAACAAAGGATTCAGCCAGCATAGCGCCAAAACCAATTGGCAGAATCTCCCGTTCATTGGCAAGCATTTTAGGTGTTGTACCGGTTGCAATAACGGAATGAAAACCGGAAATCGCACCGCAGGCAACAGTGATACAAACGAAAGGCCAAACCGGACCGGGAACAACCGGACCGCCGCCGCTGATGAACTGGGTGATAGCCGGCATATGAATCTGCGGCTGAACAATAATAATCCCCAAAGCCAAAGCACCGATAGTACCAATTTTCATGTACGTACTCAAATAATCACGGGGAGCCAGCAGCAGCCAAACCGGCAGTGCCGCTGCGATAAAACCATATACAGGAAGAATAACATCCAGTTGGGTACGGGTAAGGGTAAAGAAAGACGCCCAGGAAGAATCCTGAATCAGCGCGCCGCCAAACACAGCCGCGATAATCATAACAACACCGACAAAGGATGCCTCGCCGATATGACCGGGTCGCAGATAGCGCATGTAGATACCGATAAAGAGTGCTATTGGAATTGTTGCGCCAACGGTAAACGCACCCCAAGGGCTGTTAAATAATGCATTTGCCACGGCAATCCCCATACCAGCCATGGTGATAATCAGAATGAAGATAACAGCAATGGCAGCAGCCAGACCAGCTGATTTACCGATCTCAGCCTTGGCAATTTCGGCAATGGACAAACCATCATGCCGAACGGATGCAAAAAGAATAATCATATCAT from Veillonellales bacterium carries:
- a CDS encoding response regulator; protein product: MRFFIVDDDEAICSMLAEIIEDNDLGEVVGEADNGAAVNARLLNIKAIDILIIDLLMPIRDGIQTVRELTPAFHGRIIMLSQVEDKEMIGNAYLLGVHHYITKPINRIEVISVIQKVTEYIRLQTVINNIGENLNMLNSGRPSDSDPAAINENTIIASGQFLLAELGMIGESGSKDLLDVLDYLSTHEKGQSLVHEFPSLKDVFTNVAIKRAGLLPSNSDTIRKEAKALEQRVRRAIFQGLNYLAALGITDYTNPKFEEYAPKFFDFTEIRKIMRTLQSNTEPSIFHAHINIKKFVKIFFLEAKRRSRSRDGSGLA
- a CDS encoding DASS family sodium-coupled anion symporter, which codes for MNNKLGKGLVCILIGIVIWFIPIPQGIKPAAWHLLAVFAATIAAFILQPVAIGTAAIVGLTTVVIAGILSPGQALEGFSNTVIWLIVSAFMFAEGFIKTGLGRRIAFVLMSKFGDSTLKLAYTIAATDFIVAPFTPSNTARGGGIIYPIVRSLCTAFGSEPGATAGRVGKFLIFSAYNSVIISASVFLTGASNNVVVVKLTQDLFGQPISWSQWFLACIVPGIICTILIPYILYKIYPPELKKTPEAPKLARKELAQMGEMSKSEKILLIIFLGALILWATSSITGLDSAFVALLGLSFMLITGILTWEDVLGQKGAWDVLIWMGVLVNMAAYLAKLGLITWFAKLVEVHLAGISWLSVMIILCIIYTFVHYGFASNTAHVMALFGAFATVAIAAGAPVLLIAILLGVLANTCSTLTHYACGVSPIFFGSGYITQSEWWRLGFMLSALHLVIWLGIGVPWMKVIGIW
- a CDS encoding carbon starvation protein A; this translates as MNGIYLVIIAALVLTLCYRYYGAFIAAKVLALDPNRPTPAVVHEDGHDYVPTNKWVVFGHHFAAIAGAGPLVGPVLAAQFGYLPGAIWLLVGACIGGAVHDMIILFASVRHDGLSIAEIAKAEIGKSAGLAAAIAVIFILIITMAGMGIAVANALFNSPWGAFTVGATIPIALFIGIYMRYLRPGHIGEASFVGVVMIIAAVFGGALIQDSSWASFFTLTRTQLDVILPVYGFIAAALPVWLLLAPRDYLSTYMKIGTIGALALGIIIVQPQIHMPAITQFISGGGPVVPGPVWPFVCITVACGAISGFHSVIATGTTPKMLANEREILPIGFGAMLAESFVGVMALIAATSLIPADYFAINSAPAVFAKLGLDVQELPVLSQMVGENVAGRPGGAVSLAVGMAHIFAQIPGLESFMSFLYHFAIMFEALFILTIIDAGTRVGRYLLQEVGGMIYKPLSDAHWTPGIVFTSALISFAWGYLLFGGSIASIWPLFGLSNQLLASMALTIGTTMLLRMGKGKYVWVTLAPLCFMIVTAMTAGFYNIFQFYLPKGQMLLAGASAVMMILIAFVIVDAVKVWLSIGNGKTLKETA
- a CDS encoding ATP-binding protein, which gives rise to MRKNRLAILLMILIIPLAGELKFYPFTGEFGSFRVSFGSPMFLFFLLWLRNIPFVLSGLLAGFSVLVFRIALDWQIGTGSFAAIFALRFPAFFYYITYATVFYLLKAKTLYNQPLRIGIVAIIAELAASIVELMLTLTYSSVAVLFAFPIICKILIIAIIRNFFILSFFYITNLRHAEIAIEQQREENHHLLLLISSLYEEGVHLENSLQHAENITRNCYNLYERLHSGQESFDKNELAQIILRIAGQVHEIKKNNQRIYASLSQLIAGGKFRDYMPAAELADIIVQSHQKYARSLNKTITFDVQIAAMLPLLHVYTVLSLVNNLVSNAVESIQDSGSIQISFYSIGNNIAFRVADNGSGIPPKKRNLIFKPGYTTKFDAAGNPSTGMGLSYIKNLANSLHGSIAIEGTPPENKTVFIIQLPLKSLAKEG